In Methanofastidiosum sp., the following proteins share a genomic window:
- a CDS encoding Nif3-like dinuclear metal center hexameric protein, whose product MELNELVSYMDDYLRVNEIDDVSANGLQIEGKKEVKKICLGVDSSLEIFKEASKRKADLLIVHHGLIWGGLKCIRGLVKERISYLLENGISLYAVHLPLDMHPEVGNNIELIKILNLSDPEPFGAYHGVKIGFKGKYEKLKTITDISKTLEKTLPAKIDSFQFGPDKIISVGIVSGGGGSAFEDCIKEGLDLFITGEPSHTIYHIAKEAGINLIFAGHYATEKLGVKALGKKVEEKYGIKTEFIDIPTGL is encoded by the coding sequence ATGGAACTTAATGAGCTTGTTAGCTATATGGACGATTATCTTAGAGTTAATGAGATAGATGATGTATCTGCAAACGGATTACAAATAGAAGGAAAAAAAGAAGTCAAAAAAATATGCCTAGGCGTAGACAGTTCTCTGGAAATTTTCAAAGAGGCTTCGAAAAGAAAGGCCGATCTCTTGATAGTCCACCACGGGCTAATCTGGGGTGGATTAAAATGTATAAGGGGCCTTGTGAAAGAAAGAATTTCTTATCTTTTGGAAAATGGTATTTCCTTATATGCCGTACATCTGCCTCTCGATATGCATCCAGAAGTTGGAAATAACATAGAGCTAATAAAAATATTAAATCTTTCTGATCCCGAGCCATTTGGAGCCTACCATGGAGTAAAGATAGGATTCAAAGGAAAATATGAAAAATTGAAAACTATAACAGATATATCTAAAACCCTAGAAAAAACTCTTCCTGCAAAAATTGATTCTTTCCAGTTTGGGCCTGATAAGATTATATCTGTTGGAATAGTTAGTGGTGGTGGTGGGTCTGCTTTTGAGGATTGCATCAAAGAAGGATTGGACCTATTTATTACTGGTGAACCTTCACACACTATCTATCATATTGCAAAAGAAGCTGGAATAAATTTAATATTTGCAGGACACTATGCTACTGAAAAGCTCGGGGTAAAGGCTCTAGGAAAAAAAGTTGAAGAGAAATATGGCATAAAAACAGAGTTTATAGATATACCGACAGGCCTCTAG